The genomic stretch ACAATTTGTACTAGCCCAACACGCAATTATTTGGACACCGACGAGCAAATTATTATACTAAACATTACCTAATAAAGGATAACATTAACTAATAAAGGAATtagaaaggaaacaaaaaaaaaaaaaaaaatctaacctCGGTGCAGATGTCGACGATTTCCTCAACAAAATCGCCGAAATACTGATTCTTCTCGGTCAGCCTCGCAAGCATATGAGTCCTAAACTTGTCGGTCTCCTGGATCCAAATATGTTTACGAACAAAATCAACTTTAAGGTGTACACAAGAAGCGATCTCCttcgtattcaaattttattagtcCTTTGAAAACGGAAAATTCTCAagaaagtttttttattttttttaattttttttttttgttaaaccATGAAGATGTGATAAGGAGAAAACAGCAACGATAGGGGAAGGGGGGGGAGCTTACAGCGTCAGCGAATTCGGGGATTGGGTCGGGAAATTTGTACTCAGTGGCCCTACAGAGGAGATGGGGATGGGTCGAGTGGGAAGTGGGGGAGGAGATGGGAAGTGGAAGTTGGAGAGGAAAGAAGCGATGATGGGTTGTTCTTGAAAgggtggaggaagaggagggataGGGAGACCGAAGACAACATGCTTGGAAAGatgaagacgaagacgaagacgaagacgaagagagagaagagcggCCGTGGAGGAGGGGGGGA from Ananas comosus cultivar F153 unplaced genomic scaffold, ASM154086v1, whole genome shotgun sequence encodes the following:
- the LOC109706205 gene encoding protein PLASTID REDOX INSENSITIVE 2-like, with protein sequence MVATGLGGAAALSPLLLLPTCSSNKCPPSLLPPSSPLLSRSPPLLHGRSSLSSSSSSSSSSSFQACCLRSPYPSSSSTLSRTTHHRFFPLQLPLPISSPTSHSTHPHLLCRATEYKFPDPIPEFADAETDKFRTHMLARLTEKNQYFGDFVEEIVDICTEILSNFLHAEYGGPGTLLVIPFIDMADTIREKGLPGAPQAARAAVWWAEKHIDKDWKEWTGDRD